In the genome of Ananas comosus cultivar F153 linkage group 11, ASM154086v1, whole genome shotgun sequence, one region contains:
- the LOC109717452 gene encoding histone deacetylase 6 → MAGEGEGASLRAPAAAMAAHRRRVSYFYEPSIGDYYYGQGHPMKPHRIRMAHSLVVHYALHRRMEISRPFPASSAALRRFHSDDYVSFLASVGAPASLSDFDPRAVRRFNVGEDCPVFEGLYQFCQASAGGSIGAAVKLNRGDADIAINWAGGLHHAKKCEASGFCYVNDIVLGILELLKFHRRVLYVDIDIHHGDGVEEAFYTTDRVMTVSFHKYGEFFPGTGHISDVGNNEGKYYAVNVPLSDGMDDISFGILFRSIIQKVMEVYQPDVVVLQCGADSLAGDRLGCFNLSVRGHADCLRYLRSFNVPMMVLGGGGYTIRNVARCWCYETAVAVGVEPDNKLPYNEYYEYFGPDYTLHIEPKNVENLNSAKDLENIRNMIFEHLSQIEHAPSVQFHTRPPDTEVPEEEEEDMERRPRRQLWSGESYDSDPEDGQNQRSVNDQVATNSDKEDEQ, encoded by the exons ATggcgggggagggggagggggcgtCGCTGcgggctccggcggcggcgatggcggcgcaCCGGCGGCGCGTGAGCTACTTCTACGAGCCGTCGATCGGCGACTACTACTACGGGCAGGGCCACCCGATGAAGCCCCACCGCATCCGCATGGCCCACAGCCTCGTCGTCCACTACGCCCTCCACCGCCGCATGGAGATCTCCCGCCCCTtccccgcctcctccgccgccctccgccgctTCCACTCCGACGACTACGTCTCCTTCCTCGCCTCCGTCGGCGCCCCCGCCTCCCTCTCCGACTTCGACCCCCGCGCCGTCCGCCGCTTCAACGTCGGGGAAGACTGCCCCGTCTTCGAGGGCCTCTACCAGTTCTGCCAGGCCTCCGCCGGCGGCTCGATCGGGGCCGCCGTCAAGCTCAACCGCGGCGACGCCGACATCGCCATCAACTGGGCCGGCGGCCTCCACCACGCCAAGAAGTGCGAGGCCTCCGGCTTCTGCTACGTCAACGACATCGTCCTCGGCATCCTCGAGCTCCTCAAGTTCCACCGG CGCGTGCTATACGTAGACATTGATATCCACCACGGAGACGGTGTCGAGGAGGCTTTCTACACAACCGACAGAGTCATGACTGTTTCATTCCACAAATATGGTGAATTCTTTCCTGGCACAGGGCATATCAGTGATGTCGGCAATAACGAAGGAAAGTACTATGCCGTAAATGTTCCTTTGAGTGATGGGATGGACGACATTAGTTTCGGCATTCTATTCAGAAGTATCATCCAGAAAGTCATGGAGGTTTATCAGCCTGATGTAGTTGTTCTTCAGTGCGGGGCGGATTCATTAGCCGGCGATAGGCTAGGTTGCTTTAATCTGTCTGTGAGGGGGCATGCCGACTGTCTCCGCTATCTCCGATCCTTTAATGTGCCTATGATGGTTTTGGGAGGCGGAGGATACACTATTCGGAATGTTGCTCGCTGCTGGTGCTATGAG ACGGCTGTTGCGGTTGGAGTTGAACCTGATAACAAGTTGCCCTATAACGAGTATTATGAGTACTTTGGCCCCGACTATACTCTTCATATTGAACCAAAAAATGTGGAGAATCTCAACTCTGCGAAAGATCTGGAGAATATAAG GAACATGATATTTGAGCACCTGTCACAAATAGAGCATGCTCCAAGTGTACAATTCCATACCAGACCACCAGATACTGAAGTTCCTGAAGAG GAAGAAGAGGACATGGAAAGAAGGCCACGTCGTCAGTTGTGGAGCGGCGAATCATATGATTCTGATCCAGAGGACGGCCAAAATCAACGGAGCGTCAATGATCAAGTGGCGACCAACTCTGATAAAGAG GATGagcaataa